From the genome of Flavobacterium luteolum, one region includes:
- a CDS encoding AraC family transcriptional regulator codes for MNSQYRTYRVATDFGYQVDSSIPVIGYTETVNNEMCISHSHPRAQLIYATRGVMNVVVGNNIWVVNPLQGLWIPSGVEHQVTFQKDVNYYSVFIDPSAIGGLPEKSFSFDIPMFLKQLVFKIISFGTSGNLTESQLRIIYVFLDELALIVPSATFLPTTNDERLQKVVELLMSDVSSKQTIDYYAELSFMSSRTLSRLFIKELGMNFSDWRTRMKLLEAIKRLGEKQSIKEIALDLGYETASAFIYMFKKHLGKTPSNYILEDENESEKMIA; via the coding sequence ATGAATAGTCAATATCGGACATATAGAGTAGCAACGGATTTTGGATATCAAGTAGATTCCTCGATCCCAGTTATAGGTTATACTGAAACAGTTAACAACGAAATGTGTATCTCCCACTCGCATCCAAGAGCACAATTGATCTACGCAACTCGTGGCGTAATGAATGTTGTGGTGGGCAATAACATTTGGGTTGTAAATCCGTTGCAAGGCCTTTGGATTCCAAGCGGAGTAGAGCATCAAGTTACTTTTCAGAAAGACGTTAACTATTACAGTGTTTTTATTGATCCTTCTGCAATTGGAGGATTGCCAGAAAAGAGTTTTTCGTTTGATATTCCGATGTTTTTAAAGCAATTGGTTTTCAAAATTATTTCTTTTGGAACAAGTGGCAACTTAACAGAATCACAATTAAGAATCATTTATGTCTTTTTAGACGAACTGGCTCTAATAGTGCCAAGCGCCACTTTTTTGCCTACTACAAATGATGAAAGGCTACAGAAAGTGGTAGAACTTTTAATGAGTGATGTTTCGAGTAAACAAACAATTGATTATTATGCCGAGCTTTCTTTTATGAGCAGCCGAACTTTATCGCGATTATTCATAAAAGAATTGGGAATGAATTTCAGCGATTGGCGCACCAGAATGAAATTACTTGAAGCCATTAAAAGATTAGGCGAAAAACAATCCATTAAGGAAATCGCTTTAGATTTGGGTTACGAAACAGCGAGTGCTTTTATTTATATGTTTAAAAAGCATTTGGGCAAAACGCCTTCTAACTATATTTTAGAAGATGAAAATGAATCTGAAAAGATGATTGCTTAG
- a CDS encoding alpha-L-rhamnosidase C-terminal domain-containing protein has protein sequence MLNRFSIFKTLLLFVALFCCSLSSAQEKPKEATWIWYPGDFEVWLSNKMQVRRTEREAVFPPLWQYYSPYALVTFQTEVDIPQPDEVKIYSEGPFQLLLDGVQIYGQPKSISVPAGKHKISFKVYNQEVLPAIYINGRYIKSDASWKVTNEDKLWIDETGKAQQSGTPWVPVGSWNFNSPENKPSGFKLTTKPLSATKTEKIGAGQLVDFGKETFGYIKIHGLKGKGKLALYYGESREEALDSAKCETLDHLSFDGKQSETYTHDGSKAFRYVQVQADAGVKYDSISMLYEYLPLDYRGAFKSSDEQLNKIWDVSAYTMHLTSREFFIDGIKRDRWVWSGDAYQSYLMNYYLFFDSASVERTLLALRGKDPVTAHVNIIMDYSLYWFVGVYDYYLHTGDTKFIKTFYPRMKSLMDFCLERRNKNGFLEPLEGDWVFIDWADGLPKTGEVSFEQMLLARSLEAMAVSAEIAGKTEDQKQYQKLGNDLKTKLFDVFWDKKENVMKHQRIDGKIQNIVTRYANMFGIFFNYFNEEQKQSVKKKVLLNKDVLQITTPYMRFYELEALCAMGEQNYVLKEMKDYWGGMLNEGATSFWEEYNPNKKGTEHLTMYGRPYGKSLCHAWGASPIYLLGKYYLGVKPTAPGYSQYEIKPNLGGLKWMEGKVPTPNGEVAVYCSTKEIKVKAGEGEGKLIFESASKPKTNSGTITELAKNKYQLIVKPNMEYKVSYKAI, from the coding sequence ATGCTAAACCGCTTTTCCATTTTTAAGACTTTACTTCTTTTTGTTGCCCTTTTTTGTTGTTCGCTGTCCTCAGCACAAGAAAAACCAAAAGAAGCGACATGGATCTGGTATCCAGGAGATTTTGAAGTTTGGTTAAGCAATAAAATGCAGGTTAGACGTACAGAACGCGAAGCCGTATTTCCTCCGCTTTGGCAATATTACAGTCCGTATGCTTTGGTTACTTTTCAAACAGAAGTAGATATTCCACAACCAGACGAAGTGAAAATTTACTCAGAAGGACCTTTTCAATTACTTTTAGATGGCGTTCAAATTTACGGACAGCCAAAATCAATATCAGTTCCTGCGGGAAAACACAAAATTTCCTTTAAAGTTTACAATCAGGAAGTGTTGCCGGCTATTTATATTAACGGAAGATACATTAAATCTGATGCTTCGTGGAAAGTAACCAACGAAGATAAACTTTGGATTGATGAAACTGGAAAAGCACAGCAATCTGGTACGCCGTGGGTTCCTGTTGGTTCTTGGAATTTTAATTCGCCAGAAAATAAACCTTCGGGTTTTAAACTAACAACTAAACCTTTGAGCGCTACAAAAACAGAAAAAATAGGAGCGGGTCAGTTAGTTGATTTTGGAAAAGAAACTTTCGGTTACATTAAAATACATGGTTTAAAAGGAAAAGGCAAATTAGCGCTTTATTATGGTGAATCTCGTGAAGAAGCTTTAGATTCTGCCAAATGTGAAACTTTAGATCATTTATCTTTTGACGGAAAACAGTCTGAAACTTATACACATGACGGTTCAAAAGCTTTCCGTTATGTTCAGGTGCAAGCAGATGCAGGGGTAAAATACGATTCTATTTCTATGCTTTATGAATATTTGCCATTAGACTATCGTGGCGCATTCAAATCTTCGGATGAGCAATTGAATAAAATTTGGGATGTGTCGGCTTACACCATGCATTTAACGTCTCGTGAATTTTTTATCGACGGAATCAAACGTGACCGCTGGGTTTGGTCTGGCGATGCGTATCAAAGTTATTTAATGAATTATTATTTGTTCTTTGATTCGGCTTCGGTAGAAAGAACATTGTTAGCACTTCGCGGGAAAGATCCTGTAACGGCTCACGTCAATATCATTATGGATTATTCGCTTTATTGGTTTGTTGGCGTTTACGATTACTACTTGCACACAGGCGATACAAAATTCATCAAAACTTTTTATCCAAGAATGAAATCACTAATGGATTTCTGTTTAGAAAGAAGAAACAAAAATGGATTCCTGGAACCATTAGAAGGCGATTGGGTTTTTATTGATTGGGCAGACGGACTTCCAAAAACGGGAGAAGTGAGTTTTGAGCAAATGCTTTTAGCAAGAAGTTTAGAAGCAATGGCTGTAAGTGCTGAAATCGCTGGTAAAACCGAAGACCAAAAGCAATATCAAAAATTAGGAAATGATTTAAAAACGAAATTATTTGATGTGTTTTGGGATAAAAAGGAAAACGTAATGAAACACCAGCGTATCGACGGTAAAATTCAAAATATTGTAACTAGATACGCTAATATGTTCGGTATTTTCTTCAATTATTTTAATGAAGAACAAAAACAAAGCGTAAAAAAGAAAGTACTACTAAATAAAGATGTTCTTCAAATTACAACACCGTACATGCGTTTTTACGAATTGGAAGCATTATGCGCAATGGGTGAACAGAATTACGTTTTAAAAGAAATGAAAGATTATTGGGGCGGAATGTTGAATGAAGGCGCAACTTCTTTCTGGGAAGAATACAATCCGAACAAAAAAGGAACGGAGCATTTAACGATGTACGGCCGTCCTTACGGAAAAAGCCTTTGCCACGCTTGGGGAGCAAGTCCGATTTACTTATTAGGGAAATATTATTTAGGTGTAAAACCAACTGCGCCGGGTTATTCCCAATATGAAATTAAACCAAATTTAGGAGGATTAAAGTGGATGGAAGGAAAAGTGCCAACACCAAACGGAGAAGTTGCCGTGTATTGCAGTACCAAAGAAATCAAAGTAAAAGCAGGCGAAGGAGAGGGAAAATTGATTTTTGAAAGTGCCAGCAAACCCAAAACAAACTCTGGAACGATTACAGAATTAGCAAAAAACAAATATCAATTGATTGTAAAACCGAATATGGAGTATAAAGTGAGTTACAAAGCTATTTAG
- a CDS encoding glycosylase, producing the protein MKIKYLIVAISALAITSCATKYKKREITDSVMQEIYEEIKTPYKYGLVMVPTDNSYKMDCPSVFRKDGKWYMTYLIYDGRGYETWLAESDNLLDWKHLGKVMSFSENEKHWDVNQKAGYISLQDPTWGGSYEWEKYDDKYWMSYFGGDSKGYEAGVLSIGMAYTKEAPIKPHEFQRLENPVLTPKDKDAKWWDNSTMYKNSVIRDKDKVTGHNFIMYYNARGDSINPAKGAERIAMAVSNDMKTWKRYGDKPLINHHKGISGDAYIQRINDTWVMFYFGAFWTGWNQGAFNRFAVSNDLVNWTDWKGDDLVKSSEPYDDMFAHKSFVVKHDGVVYHFYCAVNKAEQRGIAIATSKDLGKSKLNFVAPPEKKVKKN; encoded by the coding sequence ATGAAAATTAAATATCTAATCGTAGCCATTTCAGCACTTGCTATAACCAGCTGTGCGACTAAATACAAGAAAAGAGAAATTACCGATAGCGTGATGCAGGAGATTTACGAGGAAATCAAAACGCCTTATAAATACGGTTTGGTAATGGTTCCTACCGACAACTCATATAAAATGGATTGTCCAAGTGTATTTAGAAAAGACGGAAAATGGTACATGACGTATTTAATTTACGATGGAAGAGGTTACGAAACTTGGTTGGCAGAAAGTGACAATCTTTTAGATTGGAAACATCTAGGAAAAGTAATGTCATTTTCAGAAAATGAAAAACACTGGGATGTGAACCAAAAAGCAGGATATATTTCGTTGCAAGATCCAACTTGGGGCGGAAGCTACGAATGGGAAAAATACGATGACAAATACTGGATGAGTTATTTTGGCGGAGATAGTAAAGGTTATGAAGCTGGCGTTTTATCAATCGGAATGGCTTATACCAAAGAAGCACCAATAAAACCACACGAATTTCAGAGATTAGAAAATCCGGTTTTGACTCCAAAAGACAAAGACGCTAAGTGGTGGGATAATAGTACGATGTACAAAAACAGCGTGATTCGTGATAAAGACAAAGTTACAGGACACAATTTCATCATGTATTACAATGCCCGTGGCGATAGTATCAATCCTGCAAAAGGTGCTGAGCGTATTGCGATGGCAGTATCAAACGATATGAAAACATGGAAACGTTATGGCGATAAACCTTTAATCAATCATCATAAAGGAATTTCTGGAGATGCTTATATTCAGCGTATTAATGATACTTGGGTTATGTTCTATTTTGGAGCTTTCTGGACGGGATGGAATCAAGGTGCCTTTAACCGTTTTGCCGTTTCAAATGATTTAGTAAACTGGACCGACTGGAAAGGAGATGATTTAGTTAAATCTTCTGAACCTTATGATGATATGTTTGCGCATAAATCATTTGTAGTTAAACATGATGGCGTGGTTTATCATTTTTACTGTGCCGTTAACAAAGCAGAACAAAGAGGAATTGCCATTGCAACGTCTAAAGATTTAGGAAAAAGCAAATTGAATTTTGTGGCACCGCCGGAGAAAAAGGTAAAGAAGAATTAA
- a CDS encoding MFS transporter has translation MDTIKANPDIVKKTTYSILFIISFSHLINDLLQAVVPSIYPLLKDNFSLSFTQIGIITLTYQMVASILQPFVGMYTDKNSKPYSLIVGMCFTMVGLFFVSIASSFINLLLSVSLIGIGSSIFHPESSRVAHLASGGKRGLAQSIFQLGGNAGSAIGPLLAAFIVIPHGQSYIAWFCIIALVGVFALYKIAIWYTAHLSERNANRASHQIETHHLSKNRVIASLVILLVLIFSKYFYMSSITSYYTFFLIDKFHITIQQSQVYLFLFSGAVAAGTLIGGPIGDRYGRKYVIWVSILGVAPFTLMLPYVSLFWVGTLSVIIGLILSSAFSAILVYATELMPGKVGLVAGLFFGFAFGMGGLGSAILGKIADATSIEYVFKICAFLPLIGIITGFLPNLEKKKKTQE, from the coding sequence ATGGACACTATTAAAGCAAATCCTGACATAGTTAAAAAAACCACTTATTCCATCTTATTTATCATTAGTTTTTCTCATTTAATTAATGATCTTTTACAAGCTGTTGTTCCTTCAATTTATCCGCTTTTGAAAGATAATTTTAGTTTAAGTTTTACTCAAATTGGTATTATTACTTTGACTTACCAAATGGTAGCGTCTATTCTACAGCCATTTGTGGGAATGTATACCGATAAAAACTCAAAACCCTATTCGCTAATTGTTGGAATGTGTTTTACAATGGTTGGACTTTTCTTTGTTTCGATCGCTTCAAGTTTTATCAACTTATTATTATCCGTAAGTTTAATCGGAATTGGATCTTCGATTTTTCATCCTGAATCTTCACGTGTAGCGCATTTGGCTTCGGGCGGAAAAAGAGGTTTGGCGCAGTCTATTTTTCAATTGGGAGGAAATGCAGGAAGTGCGATCGGACCTTTATTAGCTGCATTTATTGTTATTCCGCACGGACAATCTTATATAGCTTGGTTTTGTATTATCGCATTAGTTGGTGTTTTTGCTTTGTACAAAATTGCGATTTGGTACACGGCACATTTATCGGAAAGAAATGCTAATAGAGCTTCTCACCAAATCGAGACGCATCATTTGTCTAAAAACAGAGTAATTGCTTCGTTAGTTATTTTATTGGTTCTGATTTTCTCTAAGTATTTCTACATGAGCAGTATTACGAGTTATTATACTTTCTTCTTGATAGATAAATTCCATATTACGATTCAGCAATCGCAAGTATATTTATTCTTGTTCTCGGGCGCTGTTGCTGCAGGAACTTTAATTGGAGGGCCAATTGGAGATCGTTATGGCAGAAAATACGTAATCTGGGTTTCTATTTTGGGTGTTGCTCCGTTTACTTTAATGTTGCCTTACGTTTCTTTATTCTGGGTTGGAACATTATCTGTAATTATCGGATTGATTCTTTCTTCGGCGTTTTCAGCAATTCTAGTTTATGCAACTGAATTAATGCCTGGAAAAGTCGGACTTGTAGCGGGTCTTTTCTTCGGATTTGCTTTCGGAATGGGTGGTTTAGGTTCTGCTATTTTAGGAAAAATTGCCGATGCTACAAGTATAGAATATGTATTTAAAATTTGTGCGTTTCTGCCTTTGATTGGTATTATTACTGGATTCTTGCCTAATTTGGAGAAGAAAAAGAAAACTCAAGAATAA
- a CDS encoding glycoside hydrolase family 2 TIM barrel-domain containing protein, with protein MTVILLFTTYTQGQSVTGEPAGVPELHKKYEFAPWEDPTITSINRQPSRATAYSYASVEDALKGDRTKSRIQMLNGDWDFKYAVNIKEASKDFYKNTVSGWDKIEVPSNWEMKGYDNPIYKSAVYPFRPINPPYIPKDYNGVGSYQRSFTVPENWKDMTVTLHFGAVSSGFEVWLNGEFLGYGEDSFLPSEFDITPYLKAGENVVSVRVIRWTDGCYLEDQDHWRMSGIQREVFIMAEPKLRIQDFFVQTKLDKQYTDAIFKLRPRVENLTGAKIKDYTMNVQLYDANNTAMFKEPLQRPVIDLINESYPRLDNVRFGFFQETIKNPKKWSSEEPNLYTMVISIKDKNGNVTEAKSCKVGFRSIEFSKENGKMLINGKETYVYGVNRHDHHPTRGKAVTREDIKQDITTIKKFNFNFIRTSHYPNDPYFYELCDQYGIMVMDEANQETHGIGGKLSNDPLWTNAYMERMIRMVERDKNHPSVVMWSLGNEGGKGPNHAAMSGWVHDFDITRPVHYEPAQGNAKLDGYIDPLDPGYPKTIDHAYRFENPQDDSYVDMVSRFYPGVFTPKFLVDQKKDTRPIIFVEYSHAMGNSVGNLKELWDEFRSLPRVIGGCIWEFKDQGILKFDSRSGQNYFAHGGDFGEKYHDGNFNTKGIVDSNGKPKGSIFENKWVYQPAVSTLNGNQLEIKNRQAVKSLEGYIPVLKVLENGNAIKTQILKPLKVEAGQSTILDISSYLPKMKADAEYILNIEFQLSKDELWASKGYVVAEDQFILKKKEVVSPESKKETLNVSESDSDFKIKGKTFDITIGKTNGALSSYIFNGEEQVFAPLLPNFVRPLTDNDKRGWKSQKLLKQWYKAKPKLVNIKIDKSASEIKITSDYEVIKDSASVKVIYNILPNGLIKVDYSLKASNKLPNIPKIGMQMGVQRKFDQISWYGKGELENYSDRSFGSFVGKYSLPINDFIEHYPKPQENGNRCDVRWMALSTPQKSNGFLVVNDTKVLSMSAWPYTQENLSSSGHTYDLKDPGFLTVNIDLIQMGVGGNDSWTIVAQPLEQYQIKSGNYEYSFYLTPFSGSKNELESSLKKFKY; from the coding sequence TTGACTGTAATTTTACTATTCACAACTTACACGCAAGGACAATCCGTAACAGGAGAACCAGCGGGAGTCCCAGAATTGCATAAAAAATACGAATTTGCTCCTTGGGAAGATCCAACAATTACGAGCATCAACAGACAGCCATCGAGAGCAACTGCTTATTCGTATGCAAGTGTCGAAGACGCACTAAAAGGCGACAGAACCAAGAGCCGAATCCAAATGCTAAACGGCGATTGGGATTTTAAATATGCTGTAAATATAAAAGAAGCCTCAAAAGATTTTTATAAAAATACCGTTTCAGGTTGGGATAAAATCGAAGTGCCTTCAAACTGGGAAATGAAAGGATACGATAATCCAATTTACAAAAGTGCAGTTTATCCTTTTAGACCTATAAATCCGCCTTATATTCCTAAAGATTATAACGGAGTTGGTTCATATCAAAGAAGTTTTACCGTTCCAGAAAACTGGAAAGATATGACCGTGACTTTACATTTTGGAGCCGTAAGTTCAGGTTTTGAGGTTTGGTTAAACGGTGAATTTTTAGGGTATGGAGAAGACAGTTTTCTGCCATCAGAATTTGATATTACACCTTATTTAAAAGCAGGAGAAAATGTAGTTTCTGTTCGTGTAATACGTTGGACAGACGGTTGTTATTTAGAAGATCAGGATCATTGGCGCATGAGCGGAATCCAACGTGAAGTTTTCATTATGGCTGAGCCAAAACTGCGTATTCAGGATTTCTTTGTTCAGACTAAATTAGACAAACAATATACAGATGCAATTTTTAAACTGCGTCCCAGAGTTGAGAATTTGACAGGAGCAAAAATTAAAGATTATACGATGAACGTTCAATTATATGATGCCAATAATACGGCAATGTTCAAAGAACCGCTTCAAAGACCTGTAATTGATTTAATTAACGAAAGTTATCCTCGTTTGGATAATGTACGCTTTGGATTCTTCCAAGAAACCATCAAAAACCCAAAAAAATGGAGTTCAGAAGAGCCGAATTTGTATACGATGGTCATTTCTATAAAAGATAAAAACGGAAATGTTACCGAAGCCAAAAGCTGTAAAGTGGGTTTCCGTTCGATTGAATTCTCGAAAGAAAACGGAAAAATGCTCATCAACGGAAAAGAAACCTACGTTTATGGCGTAAACCGTCACGATCATCATCCAACAAGAGGAAAAGCCGTTACGAGAGAAGATATCAAACAAGATATTACAACGATTAAAAAGTTCAATTTCAACTTTATACGTACAAGTCATTATCCAAATGATCCTTATTTCTACGAATTATGCGATCAATACGGAATTATGGTTATGGACGAAGCCAATCAGGAAACACACGGAATAGGTGGTAAATTAAGCAATGATCCACTTTGGACAAATGCTTACATGGAACGTATGATTCGAATGGTCGAAAGAGATAAAAACCATCCATCAGTTGTAATGTGGAGTTTAGGAAACGAAGGCGGAAAAGGACCAAATCATGCTGCAATGTCGGGTTGGGTTCACGATTTCGACATTACACGTCCCGTACATTACGAACCAGCACAGGGAAATGCCAAATTAGACGGATATATCGATCCGCTTGATCCAGGATATCCAAAAACAATCGATCACGCTTATCGTTTCGAAAATCCGCAGGATGATTCGTATGTTGATATGGTTAGCCGTTTCTATCCTGGCGTTTTTACACCGAAATTTTTAGTAGATCAAAAGAAAGATACTCGTCCGATTATTTTTGTGGAATATTCTCATGCAATGGGAAATTCAGTTGGAAATTTAAAAGAATTATGGGATGAATTCCGTTCGCTTCCGCGAGTGATCGGAGGTTGTATTTGGGAATTTAAAGATCAAGGAATCTTGAAATTTGATTCGAGATCAGGCCAGAATTATTTTGCTCATGGAGGAGATTTTGGCGAAAAATACCATGATGGAAACTTCAATACAAAAGGAATTGTAGATTCTAACGGAAAACCAAAAGGATCTATTTTTGAAAACAAATGGGTGTATCAGCCAGCGGTTTCGACTTTAAACGGAAATCAATTAGAAATTAAAAATCGTCAGGCAGTTAAATCTTTAGAAGGATATATTCCGGTTTTAAAAGTGTTGGAAAACGGAAATGCAATTAAAACTCAGATTTTAAAACCGTTAAAAGTAGAGGCAGGACAATCAACGATATTAGACATCAGTTCTTATCTTCCAAAAATGAAAGCTGATGCCGAATATATTTTAAATATAGAATTCCAGCTTTCAAAAGATGAATTATGGGCTTCAAAAGGTTACGTTGTTGCGGAAGATCAGTTTATATTAAAAAAGAAAGAAGTTGTTTCTCCAGAATCGAAAAAAGAAACGCTGAACGTTTCTGAATCAGATTCTGATTTTAAAATCAAAGGAAAAACATTTGATATTACAATTGGAAAAACAAACGGAGCTTTAAGTTCGTATATTTTTAACGGAGAAGAACAAGTTTTTGCACCGCTATTACCCAATTTTGTTAGACCACTTACAGACAACGACAAACGTGGATGGAAATCGCAAAAGTTGTTGAAACAATGGTATAAAGCAAAACCAAAATTGGTTAATATTAAAATTGACAAATCAGCTTCGGAAATCAAAATAACAAGTGATTACGAAGTCATAAAAGACAGCGCAAGTGTAAAAGTAATTTACAACATTTTACCAAACGGATTAATAAAAGTCGATTACAGTTTAAAAGCTTCAAACAAACTGCCGAACATTCCAAAAATCGGAATGCAGATGGGAGTTCAGAGAAAATTCGATCAGATTTCATGGTACGGAAAAGGGGAACTGGAAAATTACAGCGACAGAAGTTTCGGTTCGTTTGTTGGGAAATATTCGCTTCCAATAAATGATTTTATCGAACATTATCCAAAACCACAAGAAAACGGAAACCGATGTGATGTAAGATGGATGGCATTGAGCACTCCACAGAAAAGCAACGGATTTTTGGTAGTAAACGATACCAAAGTTTTAAGCATGAGCGCATGGCCGTATACACAGGAAAACTTAAGTTCATCTGGTCATACATACGATTTGAAAGATCCAGGATTTTTGACTGTAAACATCGATTTAATTCAAATGGGAGTAGGAGGAAACGACAGTTGGACGATTGTAGCACAGCCATTGGAACAATATCAGATTAAATCTGGAAATTATGAGTATAGTTTTTATTTGACGCCTTTCAGCGGTTCAAAAAATGAATTGGAAAGTAGTTTGAAGAAATTTAAATATTAG